Proteins encoded within one genomic window of Streptomyces sp. NBC_01314:
- a CDS encoding erythromycin esterase family protein: MSQDIRDFVTPSCDLLALGEPTHTEPAFPRLRNDLFARLVDQGFRSIALETDRVPAFALNDHVQDGTGDFDEVMREGIAFGRGELPPNRHLITWMREYNRTRPPEERLAVHGFDAEMENLSAPSPRGYLEHARAYLTGGGGLAPTLALASSSAVDLASLAGDDDRWSRTEAVMDPAMSIGATAEAETLRCLADDLLTEFHARAPELIAATSRAEWFRAKTHLTAGLGLLRYHRQLAQPVEESVRISRLLGTRDALMVENLLDIRAIEAGRGPTLVFGHNLHLRRGLSHMRMRDLDLGWYGAGAVLSSLIGERYAFFAGSLGPDEATSEGADGVLHIDVPD; this comes from the coding sequence ATGAGTCAGGACATTCGAGACTTCGTGACCCCGTCATGCGACCTGCTGGCCCTCGGCGAACCGACGCACACGGAGCCGGCCTTCCCCCGCCTCCGCAACGACCTGTTCGCCCGACTCGTCGACCAGGGCTTCCGTTCGATCGCCCTCGAAACCGACCGCGTCCCCGCGTTCGCCCTGAACGACCATGTCCAGGACGGAACCGGCGACTTCGACGAGGTGATGCGCGAAGGCATCGCGTTCGGCCGCGGCGAACTGCCCCCCAACCGGCACCTGATCACCTGGATGCGCGAGTACAACCGGACCCGCCCGCCGGAGGAACGCCTTGCCGTCCACGGCTTCGACGCCGAGATGGAGAACCTGAGCGCGCCCAGCCCGCGCGGCTACCTCGAACACGCCCGCGCCTACCTGACCGGCGGAGGAGGCCTCGCCCCCACCCTCGCTCTCGCCTCCTCCTCCGCCGTCGATCTGGCGAGCCTCGCAGGTGACGACGATCGGTGGAGCCGTACGGAGGCCGTCATGGACCCGGCCATGTCCATCGGCGCCACGGCGGAGGCTGAGACGCTCCGCTGCCTCGCGGACGACCTTCTCACCGAGTTCCACGCCCGCGCACCGGAACTGATCGCGGCGACCTCACGCGCCGAGTGGTTCCGGGCGAAGACCCACCTCACCGCCGGTCTCGGCCTGCTGCGCTACCACAGGCAGTTGGCGCAGCCCGTCGAAGAGAGCGTCCGCATATCCCGCCTCCTCGGCACCCGAGACGCCCTCATGGTCGAGAACCTGCTCGACATTCGCGCCATCGAGGCGGGCCGCGGCCCGACCCTGGTCTTCGGCCACAACCTCCACCTGCGACGAGGACTCAGTCACATGCGCATGCGCGACCTGGACCTCGGCTGGTACGGCGCCGGCGCCGTCCTGAGCTCGCTGATCGGCGAGCGGTACGCCTTCTTCGCCGGCAGCCTGGGCCCCGACGAGGCGACCTCCGAAGGCGCCGACGGGGTCCTGCACATCGACGTTCCCGACTAG
- a CDS encoding ABC transporter permease: protein MTTTTAPALPAAHRGLVRTVLRLHRSALLVWGAYVLAMAGWMLWLRIVTLDEIWRESAACRRRGGCIDIESAMSYGMYMSMIGTLVSYLCYGVAAWAGASLTGRELERGTAQLAWTQSVTPTRWLVVKLAVPAALLVLGTTVLVLLYRSAWGADRSVMGDEWDYPDPMVNRGPLLVAYALCALAVGALAGLALKRALPALAVALGFMVWFHLYLDQHTGDLRPTGQPVGTRPSSHFWPLHLMATGIVLAVTVVATAAAFWLLRRRSR from the coding sequence ATGACCACCACGACCGCACCCGCCCTCCCCGCCGCCCACCGCGGCCTGGTCCGGACCGTGCTGCGCCTGCACCGCTCGGCGCTGCTGGTGTGGGGCGCGTACGTCCTGGCCATGGCGGGCTGGATGCTCTGGCTGCGGATCGTCACCCTGGACGAGATATGGCGGGAGAGCGCGGCGTGCAGGAGGCGCGGCGGATGCATCGACATCGAGTCCGCGATGTCGTACGGCATGTACATGAGCATGATCGGCACGCTCGTCTCGTACCTCTGCTACGGCGTGGCCGCCTGGGCCGGGGCCTCGCTGACCGGCCGCGAGCTGGAGCGGGGCACGGCCCAGCTGGCCTGGACGCAGTCGGTCACCCCGACCCGGTGGCTCGTCGTCAAACTGGCGGTGCCCGCCGCGCTGCTCGTCCTCGGCACCACCGTCCTGGTCCTGCTCTACCGCTCCGCCTGGGGAGCGGACCGGAGTGTCATGGGCGACGAGTGGGACTACCCCGACCCGATGGTGAACCGCGGCCCCCTGCTCGTGGCGTACGCCCTGTGCGCGCTGGCGGTGGGTGCCCTGGCGGGCCTCGCCCTGAAGCGGGCACTGCCGGCGCTCGCCGTGGCCCTCGGCTTCATGGTCTGGTTCCACCTGTACCTCGACCAGCACACCGGGGACCTGCGGCCCACCGGCCAGCCCGTCGGGACCCGGCCGTCCTCGCACTTCTGGCCACTGCACCTCATGGCCACCGGCATCGTCCTCGCCGTCACCGTCGTGGCCACCGCCGCCGCCTTCTGGCTCCTGCGCCGTCGCAGCCGCTGA
- a CDS encoding TioE family transcriptional regulator: MITLRPSDLAREHGLSTQAVRNYERDGFLPAADRTPSGYRVYTEVHAAALRAFLSLVAAYGHPAARQIMRALHEDALDDALLIIDRGHSRSLRDRETLDAVRDAVDHLMAQGGAERPTPPTPPTPPSTEHGTRTVGDLAHQLQVTPATLRNWENAGILAPARDPLTGYRVYRAADIRDAELAHLLRRGGYPLDHIATVVRRIRTAGGTDTLSDALDDWRRRLTARSVAMLDAAARLGEYLGLLGRAP, translated from the coding sequence GTGATCACCTTGCGACCTTCCGACCTCGCCCGCGAACACGGCCTCTCGACCCAGGCGGTCCGCAACTACGAGCGGGACGGGTTCCTCCCGGCCGCCGATCGCACGCCCAGCGGCTACCGGGTCTACACCGAGGTGCACGCGGCGGCCCTCCGCGCCTTCCTCTCCCTCGTTGCGGCCTACGGACATCCGGCCGCCAGACAGATCATGCGCGCCCTGCACGAGGACGCCCTCGACGACGCCCTGCTGATCATCGACCGTGGCCACAGCCGGTCGCTCCGCGACCGGGAGACCCTCGACGCGGTGCGGGACGCGGTGGACCACCTGATGGCACAGGGCGGCGCCGAGCGTCCGACGCCGCCGACACCGCCGACACCGCCGTCGACAGAGCACGGCACGCGCACCGTCGGCGACCTCGCCCACCAGCTCCAGGTCACCCCGGCGACCCTGCGGAACTGGGAGAACGCCGGCATCCTCGCCCCCGCACGCGACCCGCTCACCGGGTACCGCGTGTACCGCGCGGCCGACATCCGCGACGCGGAGCTGGCCCACCTCCTGCGGCGTGGCGGCTATCCCCTGGACCACATCGCCACCGTGGTCCGGCGGATCCGGACGGCCGGCGGCACCGACACCCTCTCCGACGCCCTGGACGACTGGCGACGGAGACTGACCGCGCGGAGCGTCGCCATGCTCGACGCGGCGGCTCGCCTCGGCGAGTACCTGGGCCTGCTCGGCCGTGCCCCCTGA
- a CDS encoding ABC transporter permease, which produces MSTTTTETVRSEMPTPAPAMTPTRGLIRATLRVHQSALWFWGLLVGLAAGGLLWAAGPGVDAAWAEYVKSGCAEAEYCEVGPAYNRFDLIVGLGSVALAIAPLLIGAWAGGALIARDLENGTARLAWTQSVSPARWLAAKLAVPAALIASGTVLLTLLNRLVWWREEQLRHALGTRDWFQYSTFMGNGTLATAYALLALALGVLAGLLIRRSLPALAAGFVGVAVFMSIFRTRRHALWPTETLVSKASDRSWTGELVDRGIVLTSGDRVSNGACADVSCDRTDVAGYYTDFHPSSHFWPLQFVETGIVLTVTALLVLAAFQLLRRRTGSVASPRKGGTT; this is translated from the coding sequence ATGAGCACCACGACCACCGAGACCGTCCGCTCCGAAATGCCGACCCCGGCCCCGGCCATGACCCCGACCCGGGGTCTGATCCGGGCGACACTCCGCGTGCACCAGTCGGCCCTGTGGTTCTGGGGGCTGCTGGTGGGGCTGGCCGCCGGCGGGCTGCTGTGGGCTGCCGGACCGGGGGTGGACGCGGCCTGGGCGGAGTACGTGAAGAGCGGCTGCGCGGAGGCCGAGTACTGCGAAGTGGGCCCCGCGTACAACCGGTTCGACCTGATCGTCGGCCTCGGCTCCGTCGCCCTCGCCATCGCTCCACTCCTGATCGGCGCCTGGGCGGGCGGTGCCCTGATCGCCCGCGATCTGGAGAACGGCACCGCCAGGCTGGCCTGGACCCAGTCCGTCTCCCCGGCCCGCTGGCTGGCCGCCAAGCTCGCCGTCCCGGCCGCCCTGATCGCCTCGGGGACGGTCCTGCTGACCCTGCTGAACCGCCTGGTGTGGTGGCGGGAGGAGCAGCTGCGGCACGCACTCGGAACCCGGGACTGGTTCCAGTACAGCACCTTCATGGGCAACGGCACCCTCGCCACCGCCTACGCGCTGCTCGCCCTGGCCCTCGGCGTCCTCGCGGGCCTGCTGATCCGCCGTTCCCTGCCCGCGCTCGCCGCCGGGTTCGTGGGCGTGGCCGTCTTCATGAGCATCTTCCGGACGCGGCGCCATGCCCTGTGGCCGACCGAGACCCTCGTCTCCAAGGCCTCCGACCGGAGCTGGACGGGCGAGCTGGTCGACCGCGGCATCGTCCTCACCTCCGGCGACCGTGTCTCGAACGGGGCGTGCGCGGACGTCTCCTGCGACCGGACCGACGTCGCCGGTTACTACACCGACTTCCACCCCTCCTCCCACTTCTGGCCCCTCCAGTTCGTCGAGACCGGCATCGTCCTCACCGTCACCGCCCTGCTGGTCCTGGCCGCCTTCCAGCTGCTGCGCCGCCGTACGGGAAGCGTCGCCTCACCGCGTAAGGGAGGAACGACATGA
- a CDS encoding response regulator transcription factor, with protein MAGRQSLTERHLRAMRDVVEDARRDDGTERSADAVLPPALLRGLYALVPCDQLAFSELDIPTRRELAYQEEGLPDSCFAPDPGPDAYWQWRHAHPLCLHIERCQGNTPVLQLSDFVSPRELRRLPLYTEYLKPIKASMAVALPTAPGRTRVFIFVRERARPFSEAERLTLELLRPHLDTLYREAARRRHGPTVRLTARELDVMRAVAGGLGNEAIARHLVVSPHTVRKHLENVFRKLGVDSRTAAVARVFPERDTDRPY; from the coding sequence ATGGCCGGCCGGCAATCCCTCACGGAACGGCATCTGCGGGCGATGCGGGACGTCGTCGAGGACGCCCGGCGGGACGACGGGACGGAGCGCTCCGCCGATGCCGTGCTCCCGCCCGCGCTGCTCCGGGGTCTGTACGCGCTCGTGCCCTGCGACCAGCTCGCCTTCAGCGAACTCGACATCCCCACGCGCCGCGAGCTGGCGTACCAGGAAGAGGGCCTGCCGGACAGTTGCTTCGCGCCGGACCCCGGGCCCGACGCGTACTGGCAGTGGCGCCACGCGCATCCGCTCTGCCTGCACATCGAACGCTGCCAGGGAAACACCCCGGTGCTTCAGCTGTCGGACTTCGTGAGCCCGCGGGAGCTGCGCCGCCTGCCCCTCTACACCGAGTACCTCAAACCGATCAAGGCGAGCATGGCGGTGGCTCTGCCGACCGCGCCCGGCCGCACCCGCGTGTTCATCTTCGTACGGGAACGCGCCCGCCCCTTCAGCGAGGCGGAGCGGCTGACCCTGGAACTGCTCCGGCCCCACCTCGACACCCTCTACCGCGAGGCGGCCCGTCGGCGGCACGGACCCACGGTCCGTCTGACCGCCCGCGAACTCGACGTCATGCGCGCGGTCGCCGGGGGACTCGGCAACGAGGCGATCGCCCGCCACCTCGTCGTCTCCCCGCACACGGTGCGCAAGCACCTGGAGAACGTCTTCCGCAAGCTCGGCGTCGACAGCCGTACGGCGGCGGTCGCGCGGGTGTTCCCGGAGCGGGACACGGATCGTCCGTACTAG
- a CDS encoding GntR family transcriptional regulator — MVEYRIDRRSGVATYVQIVHQTKQALRLGLLEPGDKLPTAREVVEATAINPNTVLKAYRELEREGLVEARRGLGTFVRKSLGATPVDSPLRAELDAWAVRARETGLERDDAAALFTSVLDEHFTKDQRDQRDQRDQRDQKDQGDEA; from the coding sequence GTGGTCGAGTACCGCATCGACCGGCGCAGCGGTGTCGCCACCTACGTGCAGATCGTCCACCAGACCAAACAGGCCCTGCGACTGGGCCTGTTGGAGCCCGGCGACAAGCTCCCCACGGCCCGCGAGGTCGTGGAAGCCACCGCGATCAACCCGAACACGGTGCTGAAGGCCTACCGCGAGCTGGAACGCGAAGGCCTGGTCGAGGCCCGCCGCGGCCTCGGCACGTTCGTACGGAAGTCACTGGGCGCCACGCCCGTCGACTCCCCGCTGCGGGCCGAGCTGGACGCATGGGCCGTACGGGCCCGGGAGACCGGCCTGGAACGGGACGACGCGGCGGCGCTCTTCACGTCCGTACTGGACGAACACTTCACCAAAGACCAGCGTGACCAGCGAGATCAGCGAGATCAGCGAGATCAGAAGGATCAGGGGGACGAGGCATGA
- a CDS encoding bifunctional UDP-sugar hydrolase/5'-nucleotidase, whose product MSATPQAHRRRSRRNRIIATAAGLATLGALAAAIPASAGEAQSHKPGKSKPRYQDVQLLSFNDLHGNLEPPAGSSGRVSELHEDGTTTTINAGGVEYLATHLREARKANTKFSITAAAGDMVGASPLISGLFHDEPTIEALNGLKLDVTSVGNHEFDEGAKELRRLQKGGCHKTDGCYVEGKKFKGADFPYLAANVIEEKTGKPLLKPYWVWKKNGVKIGFIGVTLEDTPGVVSAEGVKGLKFKDEVETINKYAKELESQGVKSVVALIHEGGLPASQSYNYDCDSPGAGDGISGPIVDIAKNITPKVDALVTGHTHAAYACTINDPAGQPRMVTSAASFGRLYTDTTLTYDRQTNDISRTAVKSANHVVTRTVAKAADMTALISRWNTLAAPIGNRTIGYITGDVANVGTETPMGDLIADAQYWYGKTLDPGVDLALMNAGGVRGPLTYAAKGTEGDGVVTYAEGFTVQPFSNTVNLQDFTGAQIIQVLKEQVSGSNTAAPKVLQPSSGLTYTLDLTKSGADRVVVATIKLNGVAIDPAATYRVATNNFLAGGGDGYPTLGQGTNDLVGADDLAALEQYLLANSSASSPIAPPAANRITIIN is encoded by the coding sequence ATGTCAGCCACACCCCAAGCGCACCGCCGCAGAAGCCGCCGCAACCGGATCATCGCCACCGCGGCAGGCCTGGCGACCCTCGGGGCGCTGGCCGCCGCGATCCCGGCGAGTGCCGGTGAGGCGCAGTCTCACAAGCCCGGCAAGAGCAAGCCGCGGTACCAGGACGTGCAACTGCTGTCGTTCAACGACCTGCACGGCAACCTGGAGCCGCCGGCCGGTTCCTCGGGCCGGGTGAGCGAGCTGCACGAGGACGGTACGACCACGACGATCAACGCCGGTGGTGTCGAGTACCTGGCGACGCACCTGCGGGAGGCCCGCAAGGCCAACACGAAGTTCTCGATCACGGCCGCCGCGGGTGACATGGTCGGCGCCTCCCCGCTGATCTCGGGCCTGTTCCACGACGAGCCCACCATCGAGGCGCTGAACGGCCTCAAACTCGATGTGACGAGCGTCGGCAACCACGAGTTCGACGAGGGCGCCAAGGAACTGCGCCGCCTGCAGAAGGGCGGCTGTCACAAGACCGACGGCTGCTACGTCGAGGGCAAGAAGTTCAAGGGTGCCGACTTCCCGTACCTCGCGGCGAACGTCATCGAGGAGAAGACCGGCAAGCCGCTCCTGAAGCCCTACTGGGTGTGGAAGAAGAACGGCGTCAAGATCGGCTTCATCGGTGTGACGCTGGAGGACACCCCGGGCGTCGTCTCCGCCGAGGGCGTCAAGGGCCTCAAGTTCAAGGACGAGGTCGAGACGATCAACAAGTACGCCAAGGAGTTGGAGAGCCAGGGCGTCAAGTCGGTCGTCGCGCTGATCCACGAGGGCGGTCTCCCCGCCTCGCAGTCGTACAACTACGACTGCGACTCGCCCGGCGCCGGTGACGGCATCTCCGGTCCGATCGTCGACATCGCCAAGAACATCACGCCGAAGGTCGACGCCCTCGTCACCGGCCACACGCACGCCGCGTACGCCTGCACGATCAACGACCCGGCGGGTCAGCCGCGCATGGTCACCTCGGCCGCGTCCTTCGGCCGCCTCTACACCGACACGACGCTGACGTACGACCGTCAGACCAACGACATCTCCCGTACGGCCGTGAAGTCCGCGAACCACGTGGTCACCCGGACCGTCGCGAAGGCCGCCGACATGACGGCCCTCATCAGCAGGTGGAACACCCTCGCCGCCCCCATCGGCAACCGCACCATCGGCTACATAACCGGCGATGTGGCCAACGTCGGCACCGAGACCCCGATGGGTGACCTCATCGCCGACGCGCAGTACTGGTACGGCAAGACGCTGGACCCCGGGGTCGACCTCGCGCTGATGAACGCCGGTGGTGTGCGCGGGCCGCTCACCTACGCGGCCAAGGGCACCGAGGGCGACGGCGTGGTGACCTACGCCGAGGGCTTCACCGTCCAGCCGTTCTCCAACACGGTCAACCTGCAGGACTTCACGGGTGCCCAGATCATCCAGGTTCTCAAGGAGCAGGTGAGCGGTTCGAACACCGCCGCGCCGAAGGTGCTGCAGCCGTCGTCCGGCCTGACGTACACGCTCGACCTCACGAAGTCCGGCGCCGACCGCGTCGTCGTCGCCACCATCAAGCTCAACGGTGTCGCCATCGACCCGGCCGCCACGTACCGCGTCGCCACCAACAACTTCCTCGCGGGCGGCGGCGACGGCTACCCGACGCTGGGTCAGGGCACGAACGACCTGGTCGGCGCGGACGACCTCGCCGCGCTGGAGCAGTACCTGCTGGCCAACTCCTCGGCGAGCAGCCCGATCGCGCCGCCGGCGGCCAACCGGATCACGATCATCAACTAG
- a CDS encoding response regulator transcription factor, translated as MARKILLVDDDEAVREGIGRLLRFEGYDTVLAENGLVALDALRAPGGEPDLVLMDVTMPGLDGLAATRRIRASGSTVPIMMITGRDAVGDRIVALDNGADDYLAKPFAPEELLARVRALLRRGQPLPLRVVVPRAPADRLAYADVVMDLGSRAVTRAERPLALTRTEYALLEYLLRHPVKVHSRARIFREVWGFEFEPSSNTLDVYVMYLRRKLEGRGEPRIIHTVRGLGYTLRGA; from the coding sequence ATGGCGCGGAAGATTCTGCTGGTCGATGACGACGAGGCCGTACGTGAGGGGATCGGGCGGCTGCTGAGGTTCGAGGGCTACGACACCGTGCTCGCCGAGAACGGTCTCGTGGCCCTCGACGCACTGAGGGCTCCTGGCGGTGAGCCGGACCTCGTCCTCATGGACGTCACCATGCCGGGGCTCGACGGGCTCGCCGCGACCCGGCGGATCCGGGCCTCCGGCTCCACCGTGCCGATCATGATGATCACCGGCCGGGACGCGGTCGGCGACCGTATCGTCGCCCTCGACAACGGCGCCGACGACTATCTCGCCAAGCCCTTCGCCCCCGAGGAACTCCTCGCGCGCGTAAGGGCGTTGCTGCGCCGGGGCCAACCGCTCCCGCTCCGCGTGGTCGTCCCCCGTGCCCCCGCGGACCGGCTCGCCTACGCCGACGTCGTCATGGACCTCGGCAGCCGTGCCGTCACCCGCGCCGAACGCCCCCTCGCCCTCACCCGCACCGAGTACGCCCTCCTCGAATACCTCCTCCGCCACCCGGTCAAGGTCCACAGCCGCGCCCGGATCTTCCGGGAGGTCTGGGGCTTCGAGTTCGAGCCGTCCTCCAACACCCTCGACGTGTACGTCATGTACCTCCGCCGCAAACTGGAGGGCCGGGGCGAGCCCCGCATCATCCACACCGTACGGGGGCTGGGGTACACGCTGCGCGGAGCGTGA
- the mshD gene encoding mycothiol synthase — protein sequence MTSDDTARPGPAASAAARSIETRPELTPDQKDSVLTLLDEAAQVDGQQAVSEQGRLQLRGGPRDGVRHLLLSVGDDLVGYAQLEDNDPIEAPAAELVVHPSHRGHGHGRALGAALLAESGKRLRVWAHGGHSAARHLAQVLGLTLFRELRQMRRSLADFDPPEPVLPGGVTVRPFVPGEDDTAWLAANAEAFAHHPEQGSLTQRDLDDRKAEPWFDPAGFFLAFRGDELLGFHWTKAHTAEQLGEVYVVGVRPGAQGGGLGKALTTIGLRHLAAQGLPTAMLYVDADNKAAVTVYERLGFVTYETDLMYRSET from the coding sequence ATGACCAGCGACGACACCGCCCGGCCCGGCCCAGCGGCAAGCGCAGCCGCCCGCAGCATCGAAACCCGACCGGAACTCACCCCCGACCAGAAGGACTCCGTCCTCACGCTGCTCGACGAGGCCGCCCAGGTGGACGGCCAGCAGGCGGTGTCCGAGCAGGGCCGCCTCCAGCTCCGCGGCGGACCCCGGGACGGCGTACGCCACCTCCTTCTCAGCGTCGGGGACGACCTGGTCGGTTACGCCCAGCTGGAGGACAACGACCCCATCGAGGCCCCCGCCGCCGAGCTGGTCGTCCACCCCTCCCACCGGGGCCACGGGCACGGCCGGGCACTGGGCGCCGCCCTGCTCGCCGAGTCCGGCAAGCGCCTGCGCGTCTGGGCGCACGGCGGCCACTCCGCCGCCCGCCACCTCGCCCAGGTCCTCGGCCTCACCCTGTTCCGCGAACTGCGCCAGATGCGCCGCTCGCTGGCCGATTTCGACCCTCCCGAGCCGGTGCTGCCCGGCGGTGTCACCGTCCGCCCGTTCGTCCCCGGCGAGGACGACACGGCCTGGCTCGCCGCGAACGCGGAGGCCTTCGCCCACCACCCCGAACAGGGCTCCCTCACCCAGCGCGACCTCGACGACCGCAAGGCCGAACCCTGGTTCGACCCGGCGGGCTTCTTCCTGGCCTTCCGGGGCGACGAACTCCTCGGTTTCCACTGGACGAAGGCGCACACGGCCGAACAGCTCGGCGAGGTCTACGTCGTCGGCGTCCGCCCCGGCGCCCAGGGCGGCGGCCTCGGCAAGGCCCTCACCACGATCGGCCTGCGCCACCTCGCCGCCCAGGGCCTGCCCACCGCGATGCTCTACGTCGACGCCGACAACAAGGCGGCGGTGACCGTGTACGAACGCCTCGGATTCGTGACGTACGAGACGGACCTGATGTACCGCAGCGAAACCTGA
- a CDS encoding ABC transporter ATP-binding protein codes for MTGTAIEAAALGKRFGWRQGGWALRDCTLRLPMGRVCAVVGPNGAGKSTLLAHAAGLLAPTEGAITVLGTTPAAARERIAYVAQDKPLYPQLTVAQTLRLGHELNPRHWDAAVAERVVDAGGLNRDAKIRSLSGGQRTRVALALALGKRPELLLLDEPMADLDPLARHQLMGTLLAEAAEHGTTVVMSSHVVAELEGSCDHLFLLGAGCVRLAGPMDEILAAHTLVTGPAGDLAPHTVVESRTTGRQLTALIRPQGPIGPDWRTAEPTLEELVLAHLRAPEAPALTVDDEGDDDHAGETDGAEAREAAV; via the coding sequence ATGACGGGGACCGCGATCGAGGCGGCCGCGCTCGGCAAGAGGTTCGGGTGGCGGCAGGGGGGCTGGGCGCTGCGTGACTGCACGCTGCGGCTGCCGATGGGGCGGGTGTGCGCGGTCGTCGGACCGAACGGCGCGGGCAAGTCGACACTCCTGGCCCACGCGGCCGGGCTGCTCGCCCCCACCGAGGGCGCGATCACGGTGCTGGGCACGACCCCGGCGGCGGCCCGCGAGCGCATCGCCTACGTCGCCCAGGACAAGCCCCTCTACCCGCAGCTGACCGTCGCCCAGACACTGCGGCTGGGCCACGAACTCAACCCCCGGCACTGGGACGCGGCCGTCGCCGAGCGGGTGGTGGACGCGGGCGGGCTGAACCGGGACGCCAAGATCCGCTCCCTCTCGGGCGGCCAGCGCACCCGGGTCGCGCTCGCCCTCGCCCTCGGCAAGCGGCCCGAACTGCTGCTCCTGGACGAGCCGATGGCCGACCTCGACCCGCTCGCCCGGCACCAGCTGATGGGCACCCTGCTGGCGGAGGCCGCCGAGCACGGCACCACGGTTGTCATGTCCTCGCACGTGGTGGCCGAACTGGAGGGCTCCTGCGACCACTTGTTCCTGCTGGGTGCCGGGTGCGTCCGGCTCGCGGGCCCGATGGACGAGATACTCGCCGCGCACACCCTGGTCACCGGCCCGGCCGGCGATCTCGCCCCGCACACGGTCGTCGAGTCCCGCACGACGGGGCGTCAGCTCACCGCGCTCATCCGCCCGCAGGGCCCCATCGGCCCCGACTGGCGAACGGCCGAACCAACCCTGGAGGAGCTGGTCCTCGCCCACCTGCGGGCGCCCGAGGCCCCGGCCCTCACCGTCGACGACGAGGGTGATGACGACCACGCCGGCGAGACCGACGGGGCCGAAGCGCGGGAGGCGGCGGTATGA